GGAATAAAAGCTAATAAAAAAAGTACTATGTTTTTCATTTTAAATGATTTAAAGAAATAATAAAATATACTATGAGGAACATTTTGCAACAATGGTTGCTATTTTTTTTGCGATTTCTACTCGCAAGCTTCAGCATTATTTGATATTTGTAACTTGTTATCAGATGGAGAAACATATGGAATACCTAACCCCAAGCCTCTCAGTATGAATAACAAGCCTATCAATACAACAAAAACAGGAATTGCTTTTTGAATTTTTGCTCTTATGGTGCCTTTTAAAAAATTTCCGGCCAATACGGCTGCACTCATCATGGGCACGGTACCCAACCCGAACAGAAACATATATAATGCTCCTTCTAAAGCACCTGAAGTTGCTATTGAACCTACCAATGCCATATAGACCAAGCCACAAGGTAAAAAACCGTTAAAAAAGCCAATATATAAGAACGTACTGTTTGTTCGTTTTTTTAGATAGAATCCTAGCTTAGATCTCACATAGGAGATCCCTTTATAAATTGGTTTTGAAAAATTATACTTATTAAAGATATGTATTGGAACCAATACCATAAGAATCATTAATACACCAATAAGAATGGACAAACGCTGCTGAAAACCAGCCAAATACAAACCTTTACCTACCAAACCGAAAATTACTCCTATCAATGAATAGGTTAATAAGCGACCGAAATGATATAGCATGGTTTGAAACACCATTTTCGGTTTGCTTTTCCGATCAATTGGCAATGCAAAAGCAATGGGTCCGCACATGCCAATGCAGTGAAAACTTCCTAGTAAGCCTAGTATGAATGCCGTGTAAAAAATAGACGTTGGTTTTAGCTATTTATAATTGGTTTTTTGTAAATTTTGATTATCAGACTATTAATAAAATAGGTTCTTTTTAAACATGTATTCCTGATCATCATATTTCCAATCCACTTTAACATTCCACCTTCCGTTTATAAGTTTATCATCAACGACTAGCATGGTGTTTTTATCTAAAACAATTTCTTTTTTAAAATCTATTCTATTATCTGAAGGTCTTTGAAAATAAACTATGCCTGTAATTTTACTTTGTTCCATATCACTTGGAAAAGTAACTTGCATACCTTCATCACCTCGCTCTACAACTAAATTCTCTTTAAGTTTACTCGCATTGTTCATTTTATCAATCTCATGTTGATAGTACAATTCATCCTTATAATAATCTTCTGATACTAAATGATGTTCTAACGTATCATCCGCCAAGGTTCTATATACATATTGCAAAATAAAAGTCATAAATGCAGCCATTGCAATGACCATTGCCCATCCCCAGTTAATTTTTATCTTCATAATTATACAATTTAATTCAACTAATTAATCTTCATTGGTCCCGTGAAATTAGTGGAAGTCGTTTCAATTAATTTACCATCAGCATAAATACCTATTTTCAATTTTTCTTTTGACGATTCAAGGTCTTTTTTATCTATTTCAATAAATAAGGTACCATCTGTTAGATCGCCTTTGGCTACTTTACTATTACCACCTACAATTCTAACCTCGCCTGCATGAGAAATCAATTTAATTTCGACATCATCTAAATCCTTTACTGTTTTGTTTATCAATTTAAAATTATAAACATTACTGACCGTTGTTTCGGTAGTAGTAAAGGTTTGACCAGGTAACCTTAAAATAATTGCTTCAATATCTGACCTTAAAAATAGTAAGGTAACTAATACAGCTACTAAAATAGTTAAAACCGCTGTATAGGCTTTAATTCTAATGTTAAACTTAAATTTTTCTCCATTCGTAATATTATCTTCGGAAGCATAACGAATTAATCCCGGTTCAAATCCCGTTTTATCCATAATCTCGTCACAAGCATCAATACAAGCGGTACAGTTAACACATTCTAATTGTGTTCCATTTCTGATATCAATACCCGTTGGGCAAACAACTACGCATTGATTACAATCAATACAATCACCATTACCAAGTTCATCTCTATCTTCATTTTTTCTAAACTTTTTTCGACCCTTTTCACCCTCACCTCTTTTATGATCATAAGCCACAACAATAGATTTTCTATCGAGTAAAACCCCTTGCAATCTACCATAAGGACAAACTATTA
The nucleotide sequence above comes from Aureibaculum algae. Encoded proteins:
- a CDS encoding sulfite exporter TauE/SafE family protein, giving the protein MFYTAFILGLLGSFHCIGMCGPIAFALPIDRKSKPKMVFQTMLYHFGRLLTYSLIGVIFGLVGKGLYLAGFQQRLSILIGVLMILMVLVPIHIFNKYNFSKPIYKGISYVRSKLGFYLKKRTNSTFLYIGFFNGFLPCGLVYMALVGSIATSGALEGALYMFLFGLGTVPMMSAAVLAGNFLKGTIRAKIQKAIPVFVVLIGLLFILRGLGLGIPYVSPSDNKLQISNNAEACE
- a CDS encoding FixH family protein — translated: MKIKINWGWAMVIAMAAFMTFILQYVYRTLADDTLEHHLVSEDYYKDELYYQHEIDKMNNASKLKENLVVERGDEGMQVTFPSDMEQSKITGIVYFQRPSDNRIDFKKEIVLDKNTMLVVDDKLINGRWNVKVDWKYDDQEYMFKKNLFY
- the ccoG gene encoding cytochrome c oxidase accessory protein CcoG yields the protein MAEEQQEKFRDSIGTITEDGKRNHIYPKKPSGKFTNYRTYLSWFLLALLVISPFIKINGNQFLLFNIMEGKYNIFGQPFWPQDFYLLVLSMLVGIVFIILFTVIFGRIFCGWICPQTIFMEMVFRKIEYWIEGDRGKQIRLNKQPWTAEKIRKKVTKWILFFIISFLIANVFLAYFIGSDVLLKYITGNPIDHIGTLIKLLVFTLVFFFVFAWFREQVCIIVCPYGRLQGVLLDRKSIVVAYDHKRGEGEKGRKKFRKNEDRDELGNGDCIDCNQCVVVCPTGIDIRNGTQLECVNCTACIDACDEIMDKTGFEPGLIRYASEDNITNGEKFKFNIRIKAYTAVLTILVAVLVTLLFLRSDIEAIILRLPGQTFTTTETTVSNVYNFKLINKTVKDLDDVEIKLISHAGEVRIVGGNSKVAKGDLTDGTLFIEIDKKDLESSKEKLKIGIYADGKLIETTSTNFTGPMKIN